From the genome of Streptomyces xanthophaeus:
ACTCCAACGAGATGATCGACGCCGAGGCCCTTGTGGTCACCGAGGCGATCGAGGCCGCCGAGGCGGACGAGATCATCGAGGCTCTTGAGGCCGACGTGAACACCGACGGGTCCTTCGAGGACTCGACCACCGACTTCGACGACGACGCGGACGCTGACGCCGACGCCGAGCCCTCGATCACCTTCGGCGACCTCGGTCTCCCCGAGGGCATCGTGCGCAAGCTCGCCCAGAACGGCGTCACCGCCCCCTTCCCGATCCAGGCCGCGACCATCCCGGACGCCCTGGCCGGCAAGGACATCCTCGGCCGTGGCCGCACCGGCTCCGGCAAGACCCTCTCCTTCGGTCTGCCGACCCTGGCCTCCCTGGCCGGCGGTCACACCGAGAAGAAGAAGCCCCGCGCGATCATCCTCACGCCGACCCGTGAGCTCGCGATGCAGGTCGCGGACGCGCTCCAGCCCTACGGCGACGTGCTCGGCCTGAAGATGAAGGTCGTCTGCGGCGGTACCTCCATGAGCAACCAGATCTACGCTCTGGAGCGCGGTGTCGACGTCCTCGTCGCCACCCCCGGCCGTCTGCGCGACATCATCAACCGTGGCGCCTGCTCCCTGGAGAACGTCCAGGTCGCGGTTCTCGACGAGGCCGACCAGATGGCCGACCTGGGCTTCCTGCCCGAGGTCACCGAGCTGCTCGACCAGATCCCCGGCGGCGGCCAGCGCATGCTCTTCTCCGCCACCATGGAGAACGAGATCGGCACCCTGGTCAAGCGCTACCTGTCCAACCCCGTCACGCACGAGGTCGACAGCGCGCAGGGCAACGTCACGACCATGACGCACCACGTCCTCGTCGTGAAGCCGAAGGACAAGGCGCCGGTCACGGCCGCCATCGCCGCCCGCAAGGGCCGCACCATCATCTTCGTCCGCACCCAGCTGGGCGCCGACCGCATCGCCGAGCAGCTCGTCGAGGCCGGCGTGAAGGCCGACGCGCTGCACGGCGGCATGACGCAGGGTGCCCGTACCCGCGTCCTCGCCGACTTCAAGGACGGCTACGTCAACGCGCTCGTCGCCACCGACGTCGCCGCCCGCGGCATCCACGTCGACGGCATCGACCTGGTCCTGAACGTGGACCCGGCCGGCGACCACAAGGACTACCTGCACCGTTCGGGCCGTACCGCCCGCGCCGGCAAGTCCGGTGTCGTGGTCTCCCTCGCGCTGCCGCACCAGCGTCGCCAGATCTTCCGCCTGATGGAGGACGCGGGCGTCGACGCCTCGCGTCACATCGTCCAGGGCGCCGGCGCGTTCGAGCCGGAGGTCGCCGAGATCACCGGTGCCCGTTCGCTGACCGAGGTCCAGGCCGACTCCGCGAACAACGCCGCCAAGCAGGCCGAGCGCGAGGTCGCCGAGCTCACCAAGCAGCTCGAGCGCCTGTCGCGCCGTGCCGTGGAGCTGCGCGAGGAGGCCGACCGCCTGGTCGCCCGCTCCGCCCGTGAGCGCGGCGAGGACCCGGAGGCCGCTGTCGCCGAGGTGGCCGAGGCCGCCGAGGCCGAGGTCGCGGCTGCTGCCGCCGCCGCTGCCGCCGAGCTGGCCGCGCAGGAGCGCCGCGAGGAGCAGCGCGCCCAGCGTGACGACCGTGGCAACTTCGAGCGTCGCGACAACCGTGGCGGCGACCGCGGTGGCGACCGTGGCGGCTTCCGCCGTGACGACCGCGGTGACCGCGGTGGCCGTCCGTCGGGCGGCTTCAACCGTGACGACCGTGGTGGCGACCGTGGTGGCTTCCGCCGCGACGACCGTCCGTCGGGTGGCTTCCGCTCCGGTGGCGACCGTCCGGCCGGTGGTGGCTTCCGTCGTGACGACCGTCCCTCCGGTGGCTTCAACCGCGATGACCGTGGTGGCGACCGTGGTGGCTTCCGCCGCGACGACCGTCCGTCGGGTGGCTTCCGCTCCGGTGGCGACCGTCCGGCCGGTGGTGGCTTCCGTCGTGACGACCGTCCCTCCGGTGGCTTCAACCGCGATGACCGTGGTGGCGACCGTGGTGGCTTCCGCCGCGACGACCGTCCCTCCGGTGGCTTCCGCTCCGGTGGCGACCGTCCGGCCACGGGCAACGGCACGTACAACCGTGACGACCGCACCTCCGGTGGCTTCCGCTCCGGTGGCGGCGACCGCCCGTTCAACCGCGACCGTCGTGACGACCGTCCGGCCGGCGGCTTCCGCTCCGGCGGCGGCGACCGCCCGTACGGCCGCCGTGACGACCACCGTCCGTCCGGCTCCGGCTCCGGCTCCGGTTCCACCGGCGGCTTCGGCGGCCGCCGCGACGACAAGCCGCGCTGGAAGCGCAACGGCTGATCGCAGCTGAGCTGAACCCCTGAGAAAGGGCCCGTACGACACCCCAGGTGCCGTACGGGCCCTTTCTTCGCTCCCTGGAACTGATGGTGCGTAACACCCCCTCGGGGGCAGGCCCCAGGCCCCGCGGAGCGCCACCGGACCGGCGGCGACAGGCCGGTCGGCGGATACCCGATCGGCTGACCGGCGCGGTCCGGCTATGCTCTGGGGTGAGCACATGGAGGGCCATTAGCTCAATTGGCAGAGCAGCGGACTTTTAATCCGTTGGTTGTCGGTTCGAGTCCGACATGGCCTACCGCTCGCAGGCGGGGGTTCCCACCCCTGACCTGCTGCTGAGCGCCCCACCCGGTTTCGGCCGGGTGGGGCGCTCAGTCGTTTCCGGGCTCGGGTGCGAGGCAGATCAGAGCCAGCCTCTGTGGGCGGCCTTGATGCCGGCTTCGAAGCGGCTGCTGGCGCCCAGACGTTCCATGAGCGAGGACATGTGACGTCCGACGGTGCGCGAGGAGGTTCCCAGGCGCTGGCCCACCGCTTCGTCGGTGAGGCCGGTGCTGAGCAGGCGCAGGATTTCGCGTTCCGTGGTGGTGATGCTGGTCCGGGGATCCTCAGGGCGAGCGGCGCCGAGCGGGACTGCGGTGTTCCAGGCCTGTTCGAAGAAGTCGAGCAGTGCGGCGAGAATGCCCGGCTCGGTGACGTGGAGGGCGCCCTGGCGCGTGTCGGCGGGGTCGATGGGAACCAGGGCCTGGGTGCGGTCGACGACGACCATGCGCTGGGGGATCGTGGGGGCGGTGCGGACCTCGCTGCCCTGGCTGAGCAGCCAGTGCGCGTAGGAAGTGATGTGCGGCTGGTTGCGGGTGGTGTCCTGGTAGAGGGTGCGCATCGTGATGCCGCGGCCGAGTGCTGCGGCGTCGGCGGGCCGGCTGGCCGCCAGGTCCTCGGGGCGCTGGGTGCCGGGCTGGCTGCTGAGGACCTCTGTGGTGGCGGCGCGGCCCATCAGTTCCAGGCGGTTGTGGATGGCGTCCATGCCCTGCAGGCGTTCGCCGTGGTGCGCGCGGTGCTCGGCGCGTTCGGCGACCATGCGGGTCACGGAAGCGCGTGAGGCGGCGAGCCGGGCCTGGCGGGCGGCGAGTTCGGCCTCCTGCACGGCGAGGATGTCGGCGAGGCCGATCTCGGGGCTCACCGCGCGCATATGACCGGGACGCTCGGCGGAGGCCCGTACGAGCGTGAGCCGGGCCAGCTCGTCGAGGTGCTCGTGCACCTGGGTGGGTGTCAGGGCGCAGTGCGCGGCGATGTCGTCCAGGTTGTAGCCGGGATGATCCAGCATCACCTGGTACACCCTCACGGCAGCATTGGTCAGTCCCAGAACTTCGAGCATCGGATCCCCCCAGATCACAGGCCGGCCGTATCTCGCCGGCCGTCGGACCCTATCCAAACAGTGCCCTGCCGTCTTGATCAACATCGGTAGGGAAGTGAGTGGCCCGGACCTGTGTTTGACATGAGCATGACCTGATGTCCGGATCCCGACAGGCCGGTAGGCGACACCCGAAAGGCCTTCCGGCGGTGTCGGCGAACGGCGAAGCTAGTGATCGCCGCCAGGGAAACACTCCGGGCCGGCAGCCGGACGAAGCGTCAACCGCGGGACGCCCGACCGGTGCAGGAAGCCATCCAGCCAGCAGCTAAGGAATCCCGTCGTGATCCGCATTCGTATCGCCCAGGCCGTCGCGGTCGTCGCCGTCTCCCTGACCGGGGTCGTCCTCGTGAGCGGCGCCGCCGCAGCCGCCCCCACCGGAAAGGCGCCCGCCCCGGCCACCGCCCAGATCTCCGACAGCCTCGGCTGGGGCTGACCGGTTCGCTGTGGAGATCGTCTACGCCAGCCTGACTCGGAGGCGGCCCGGCGAGGCCTCGCACGAGAGTGAGGCGGCCGAGGTCGTGGACGCCCTCTGGGCCCACGCACTGCCGGGCGACGGACTCCAGCACGCCAGTGCACGCCCCGAAGCCGACCGGATCGACCTCTTGCTCTACCTCATGACCCTGGACGCACCCACCGCGCCCGCCCCGCTGCGCCGCGCACACGGTCTCCTCACGCGCAGCCAGCAGAACTCACTCGAACTCCGCCGGCGCTATCTGCCCCCGGCCCCGCACCCGCAGAACGCGGACCCCGCCCGCCCGTAGCCGGCAGCGTCCGCCGTACCGCAGCACCCGCCGCCATCGGCCGTCGGCCGCCGACCGGCCGCCCGTGACCGGCTGTTCCTGCAGGACAGCCGTCCCGGCGGTGCGCAGCACCCGGCCCGCCCCGCGTGCCCTCTCACGGCACCGCGCGGTCCACGAGGTGCCCGCCCGAGCCTCCCGCTCCGCCGCACGACGCCGGCACCGGCGTGTGCCGAGCTCGGCGTGCCCGCCGACCTCGGAACCCGGAACCGAGTGCCCGAAAACTTCGCACAACCCAGCTGTCTTCCCTGTCGCTTGCCTCTTCACCAGGAGTTGCGTTGCCCATCAAGACCACGGCCTTCCGTGCCGCGAGCATCGTCACCGCCGCCTGCGCCGCCTCGCTCGTCCTGTCCGGCATGCCGGCCCACTCGCAGACGGTCCAGGCCGCCGACTCGACGGCCGCCGTACCGCAGGAGACGCCCGACGTCGAGCGCCCCCAGGGCCAGCCCGGCCCCCTCAAGGGCGCGGTGTCGGGCCCCGCAGCTTCGCTCTCCGCCGAGAGCGCCTCCCCCATCACCCGCAGCTCCGTCATAGCCCGCGCCAAGACCTGGGTCGACGCCCAGGTCCCGTACAGCCAGAGCAGCTACCGCGACGGCTACCGCACCGACTGCTCCGGCCTGGTCTCCATGGCCTGGAACATCGGGACCAACGCCTGGACGGGCAACCTCGACACCTACGCCGACCGGATCACCAAGGGCGAGCTGCGCAAGGGCGACATGCTGCTCTTCCACAACTCCGCCAACCCGGTGAGCGGATCGCACGTCGTCCTGTTCGAGAGCTGGACCGACTCCTCGATGACGTCCTACATCGGCATCGAGGAGACCCCGCCGCACGCCGTGCGCCGCGTCATCCCCTACGCGTACTTCAAGAACTCGGGCTCCTACATCCCGTACCGGTACAAGAACATCGTCGAAGACGTCGCCACCTCCGGTGATCTGCCGGTGTCGGGTAACTGGGACGGTGGTGCGGCCGCGAATGTCGGTGTGTGGCGCAGTGGTGTGTTCCATCTGCGCAACGACGACGGTTCGGTGGCGAAGGTGGACTGGGGTCAGGCGGGTGACCTGCCGGTTTCTGCGAACTGGGATGGTTCGGGTCCGGACAATCTGGGGGTGTTCCGTCCTTCGACGGGGCAGTTCCACCTGCGGATGGACGACGGTTCGATCACCAAGCTGGACTGGGGTCAGGCGGGTGACCTTCCGGTGGCCGGCAACTGGGACGGTGGTGCGGCCGCGAACGTGGGTGTGTGGCGCAGTGGTGTGTTCCACCTGCGCAACGACGACGGTTCGATCACGAAGGTGGACTGGGGTCAGGCGGGTGACCTGCCGGTTTCCGGGAACTGGGATGGTTCGGGTCCGGACAATCTGGGGGTGTTCCGGCCTTCGACGGGTCAGTTCCATCTCCGCAACGACGACGGCAGCCTGACGGTTCTGGACTGGGGTCAGGCGGGTGACCTTCCGGTCGGTGCCAACTGGGACGGCGGCAACGGCGGTCCCGCGGCCAACGTCGGGATCTGGCGTCCTTCCCAGGGCCGTTTCCACCTCCGCAACGACGACGGCTCCCTCACCACCCTCGACTGGGGCCAGCCCAGGTAGCAGGCCATCTCCGGGGGTGCGGCCGACCGCACCCCCGGACGCGCACTGCCTGATCGACCGTCATCGACCCCATTTCGAAGTGGAATAGAGCCTCACCGTGACCCGAACCGCGCGCCGACACATAGCAGCGACCTTCACCGCCGCAGCAGCACTGACCGCAGGCCTCGTCACCTCGGCCGCCGCATCCGAGACGGGCCAGGCCGACCGCCCCAGCCTCAGCGCCTCTGCCGCCGACGTCGCCGCCGCCAACTCTCCGAACTACTCCTGCGGTACGGAGACCAGCACCGACCGCGCCACCGCCGACCGGCTCAGCAGCCAGCTCACCGGAACCCTGCGCGGCTACCTGACCTCCTACCGGGTGTCCTGCGCCCGTGCGATCGTCAACGCGGTCCAGGCACGCGGCCTCCCGCAGAGGGCCGCCGTGAACGCGGTGACCACCGCCATCGTCGAGAGCACCCTCTACAACAACCCGAACATGATCGACCTCGACAGCGTCGGCCTGTTCCAGCAGCGGGCCAGCTGGGGCTCCTTCGACCAGCGGATGAACCCCGCCTGGTCGACCAACGCCTTCCTCAACCAGATGGTCAAGATCAGCAACTGGGAGACCAAGCCGATCGGGCAGGTCTGCCAGGCGGTCCAGATCTCCGCCTACCCCGACCGGTACCAGACGCAGGCTGCCGACGCCCAGACCATCGTCAGCGCGCTGTGGAGCGGCCTGCAGACCTCCGGTGATCTGCCGGTGTCGGGTAACTGGGACGGTGGTGCGGCCGCGAATGTCGGTGTGTGGCGCAGTGGTGTGTTCCATCTGCGCAACGACGACGGTTCGGTGGCGAAGGTGGACTGGGGTCAGGCGGGTGACCTGCCGGTTTCTGCGAACTGGGATGGTTCGGGTCCGGACAATCTGGGGGTGTTCCGTCCTTCGACGGGGCAGTTCCACCTGCGGATGGACGACGGTTCGATCACCAAGCTGGACTGGGGTCAGGCGGGTGACCTTCCGGTGGCCGGCAACTGGGACGGTGGTGCGGCCGCGAACGTGGGTGTGTGGCGCAGTGGTGTGTTCCACCTGCGCAACGACGACGGTTCGATCACGAAGGTGGACTGGGGTCAGGCGGGTGACCTGCCGGTTTCCGGGAACTGGGATGGTTCGGGTCCGGACAATCTGGGGGTGTTCCGTCCTTCGACGGGTCAGTTCCATCTCCGCAACGACGACGGCAGCCTGACGGTTCTGGACTGGGGTCAGGCGGGTGACCTTCCGGTCGGTGCCAACTGGGACGGCGGCAACGGCGGTCCCGCGGCCAACGTCGGGATCTGGCGTCCTTCCCAGGGCCGTTTCCACCTCCGCAACGACGACGGCTCCCTCACCACCCTCGACTGGGGCCAGCCCAGGTAGTCCCTGACCGGCCCTGCACCCGTGCGAGAGCGCCCCGTCCGATTCCTTCGGGTGGGGCGCTTCGCCGTACCGGTAAATCCGGTGAGCCCGCAGGGCGGTGAGGGTAGCGTCGCCGACCATGACGCCTGTTCTGCGTACCGGACGCCTGCTCCTCGACCCGTACACCCCCGAGGACGAGGAAGGTTTCGTCGCACTCTTCCAGGACACCCGGGTGTCGCGGTGGATGGGCGACGGTCCCGCCTCCGAGGCCGAGGACCGGGCGCTCTTCGGACGGGTCTTCACGAAGGTCTACGCCGAGAACCTCTTCGACGTGTGGGCCGTGCGCCGGGACGGACGGCTGGTCGGGCACGCCGAGATCAAGCGGACCGACGAGGTCGACGGCCACGAGATCATCTACGCCCTGGCCCCCGAGGCCTGGGGGGCGGGTCTCGGCACCGAGATCGCCGAGGCGATCGTCGCGTACGGCTTCGGCCCCCTCGGCCTCACCGAGGTGCACGCCACCGTGGCCGACGCCAACACCGCCTCCCTGGTCCTGCTGGAGCGGATCGGCTTCACCCGCGTACGCGACCTGCGGGAGGACGACGGGAGCACCACGCACGTGCTGACCCGCCGCCGGGATGCCGCGCAACAGGGATGACCCTCGTCCGCGGGAGCCGGCATGCGGCCGGTTCAGGGCCGGTTCTGGCCCGGTTTTAAGACCTTGACCTGCGGTGATGTGGTTCTGGGGGCGGTGCGGCGGTCAATTGGCGAAGGGCTCCCCCCGGATGGCGTAGAGTTGTGTTTACCGACGCGGGGTGGAGCAGCTCGGTAGCTCGCTGGGCTCATAACCCAGAGGTCGTAGGTTCAAATCCTGCCCCCGCTACTCAGTACGAAGGCCCGGTTCCTCCAGAGGAACCGGGCCTTCGTCGTGCTCCGGCTCCACCGGGCGCTCTTCTCACGTCTTCTCACACCTCGTCACCCGTCCGGCCGCCGTCAGGTCGCCTACCGGTGCTGCTGCCGCCAGCCTTGAGGGGCGAGGAGGCGGCGGGCCCGGACCCGTGCGCCGGACCGGGCGGCAGGAGAGCAGCGTGGTGGGGCTGGGCCGGCAGGGCAACGGCGGTGGGCTCGCGGGCGGGGTCGGGAACGGCGTGACCCGTCGCGTGGTCCGGGTGCTGCCGGGTGTGCTGATCGCCCTCGGGATGGTCTTCGACGTGCTGACCCCGCCCAGCTTCACGGGGTCCCCGTTCTTCACGGCGGCACCGCTGATCGCCGCCCCGCTGTTCACCCTCTGGGCCACGGCCCTGACCGGCGGCCTGGCCGTTTTCGCGGTGTTCGTGCTGCACATCCTCAACGGCACCAGCTGGAAGGTCGAGGCGCTGACCGAGCTGGTGACCGTACTGACCGTCGCCGGGCTGGCGCTCCTGATCAACCGCATGGTGCGGCGCAGCGGCGAGCGGCTCGCCTCGGCGCGCGGGATCGCCGAGGCCGCTCAACGGGCGGTACTGCCGAAGCCCGCCGAACGCATCGGGGGACTGCACGTGTCCGCCTGGTACGAGGCCGCGCAGGCCGACGCCTTCATCGGCGGCGACCTGTACGCGGTCCAGGAGACCCCGTACGGAGTGCGGCTGGCGGTGGGCGACGTACGGGGCAAGGGGCTGGGGGCGGTGGAGGCCGTCGCGGTGGTCCTCGGGGCGTTCCGGGAGGCGGCGGAAACCGAGCCCACGCTGGAGGCGCTGGCGCAGCGGCTGGAACGGGCGCTGGCCCGCGAGGGCACCCGGCGCGACAGCCTGGACGCGGTGGAGGGGTTCACGACGTGCGTGCTCGGGGAGATCCCGCCGGGCGGCGGCGTGCTGCGGCTGCTCAACCGGGGCCATCCCGAGCCGCTGCTGCTGCACGAGAACGGTGAGCTGGCGGTCCTCGCCCCGGCGGAGCCGGCCCTGCCGCTCGGCATGGGGGAGCTGGGCGGCTGGCCGGACCGGGTGCAGGAGTGGGCCTTTCCGGCGGGGACCACCCTGCTGCTCTACACGGACGGGCTGACCGAGGCCCGCGACGGGGCGGGGGACTTCTACGATCCGGCGGCCCGGCTGCGCGGGCGGATCTTCCCCGGGCCGCAGGCGCTGCTCAGCGCGCTCAGCAGCGATGTGCGCCGGCATACGGGCGGCGGGGCGACGGACGACATGGCGCTGCTCGCGGTGGGCCGTCCGGGGGAGCGGGAGCCGGAGCGGCGCCGGACCGTGCCGGTGGTGCCCCGCGCGACGTGAAGTGACGGTGTGTAATTGAAAGGGTGCTCTCCGCAAGGAGATTGACGACCCGTCATTTTTGGCCTGTGGCTGAAGAGGTGGGTGGTTCGCTTGATTTTCGCCCCGGTTGGGGGTGGTTTGATGCGAAAAGGGATGGCCAAAGCCAGTCGGTGGGTGGCTGATTGGTGGGAACGATCAAGCGGATGAGCTTGGAATCACTCCCCTACGTCTATTACCTTTCGATAACGCAGCGCGGTCGTCCCAGCCGTCGCAAGAGACGGCACCGTGCGCGCGCGCGTCCTGCGCGTCGATGAGGAGTGTGCCCCGGTGGCCTCCAACTTGCCTGCCCCTGAAGGCATCGAGATCCAGGAGCCGCCCACCGCGGGTGCCTGGGGCGAGTGGAACCCCACCGAGGATTCGGTGCGCCCGGTCCGCGGCAAGCACCGGGTCGCCAAGCAGCGCGGGGGACTTGCCCGCAGCTCCACCGTGCTCGGCGTCGGTGTCATCGCGGCGGTCGGCGCCGGCGGTATCGCCACGGCGCAGGACCGGCCCCAGGTCGCGATATCCCTGCCGGCCCTGCCCGATCTGCCCGATCTGCCCGACCTGATGACCGGGAACAAGGCCCAGCAGGAGGACGGCGGTTCCGGACCGGCGGCCTCGACCGGCGAGCGGACGGGGATCATCGCGCAGCAGTCCGCCCAGGGCGCCGACGCGGGCGAGGTGCTGCGCAACCGCATCCTCCAGCAGGCCGAGTCCCAGCAGGACGCCGCCGAGGCCAAGGCCCGGGCGGAGGCCGAACAGGCCGCGCAGCAGGCCGCCGCCCAGGAGGCCAAGGAGAAGCTGGAGGCGGCCCGCGCGGCCGCCGAGGAGGCGAAGGCACAGGCCGAGGCCAAGGCCAAGGAAGAGGCCGAGGCGAAGGCCGCGGAGGAGGCGGCGGCCAAGGCCGAGCAGGAGCGCCTCGCCAAGCCGTCCGGCAGCTACTCCCTGCCCACCTCCGCCTACACCCTCACCTCGCACTACGGGGACTCCGGCTCCATGTGGTCCTCCGGCCACCACACCGGCCTCGACTTCGCGGCACCGACCGGCACCCCGGTCAAGGCCGTGGCCGCCGGAAAGATCACCTCGGCCGGCTGGTCCGGCGCCTACGGCTACCGGATCGTGCTGGAACTCCCGGACGGCACGGAGATCTGGTACTGCCACCTCTCCTCGATGTCGGTGACCTCCGGCGCGGTCGGCGCCGGCGAGACCATCGGCCGCGTCGGCGCCACCGGCAACGTCACCGGACCTCATCTCCACCTGGAAGTACGCAAGGGCGGATCGACACAGGACCCGCTGGCGTGGCTGAACTCCAAGGGCCTGAACGTCTGAGTCCCGGGTCCGGGCTCGTTCCCGGGGCCGCTTCCGGGCTCGTTCCCGGCTTCGTTTCCCGGGCCGCATCCGGCGCGCCGCGCTCGTGGTCCGTCCGCCGCGGCCCGGGTACGTCCGCCCGTACGTCTGCTCGTACGTCCGCCCGCACGTCCGCTCGTACGGCCCCCGGGTCCAGGGGGTCGAACCACGGCGGAACCAGCTCCTCGATGACCGCCGCCCGGGCCAGCGCGGGACCCGCCGTCGCCCGGGACTGCCAGAGCCGGTGCAGCAGCTCGCGCTCCCGGCCCGCGAAATCCCGCTCCCGTACGGGGCCGCCGCGCCGTGCCCGGTTCCGCAGCAGGGCCAGGGCCGCCGCGTCCGCCTCGTAGCGGGCGACCGTGCGTCCGGCCGCCCGGCCCCCGCTGCGCCGGGCCAGCGAACGGGCCAGTGACCGGGCCGGCATCGAAGCCAGGGCCGGGACCTCGGCCGGACCGAGCCAGCCCGCGGCCGCGTACAGCGCGAGCTCACCTTCGACGGCACGCAGCCGGTTGCGCCTTATCCGCACCGCCAGCCACACCAGCAGCCCGAACACCGGGACCATCACGCAGCTGTAGACCACGTAGAACCCGTGCTCCCCCAACTGCGAGGAACCGTTCCACAGCGCGTGCATGCCCATGGCCAGCGCCAGACCGAGCAGCGGCGGACAGATCCTGCGCGAGCGGCGGGCGCCGACGGCGGCCACGCCGAAGCCCAGCCCGGTGAGCACGGTGAACAGCGGGTGCGCGAACGGCG
Proteins encoded in this window:
- a CDS encoding DEAD/DEAH box helicase — its product is MSISSSDRSVMPENDSNEMIDAEALVVTEAIEAAEADEIIEALEADVNTDGSFEDSTTDFDDDADADADAEPSITFGDLGLPEGIVRKLAQNGVTAPFPIQAATIPDALAGKDILGRGRTGSGKTLSFGLPTLASLAGGHTEKKKPRAIILTPTRELAMQVADALQPYGDVLGLKMKVVCGGTSMSNQIYALERGVDVLVATPGRLRDIINRGACSLENVQVAVLDEADQMADLGFLPEVTELLDQIPGGGQRMLFSATMENEIGTLVKRYLSNPVTHEVDSAQGNVTTMTHHVLVVKPKDKAPVTAAIAARKGRTIIFVRTQLGADRIAEQLVEAGVKADALHGGMTQGARTRVLADFKDGYVNALVATDVAARGIHVDGIDLVLNVDPAGDHKDYLHRSGRTARAGKSGVVVSLALPHQRRQIFRLMEDAGVDASRHIVQGAGAFEPEVAEITGARSLTEVQADSANNAAKQAEREVAELTKQLERLSRRAVELREEADRLVARSARERGEDPEAAVAEVAEAAEAEVAAAAAAAAAELAAQERREEQRAQRDDRGNFERRDNRGGDRGGDRGGFRRDDRGDRGGRPSGGFNRDDRGGDRGGFRRDDRPSGGFRSGGDRPAGGGFRRDDRPSGGFNRDDRGGDRGGFRRDDRPSGGFRSGGDRPAGGGFRRDDRPSGGFNRDDRGGDRGGFRRDDRPSGGFRSGGDRPATGNGTYNRDDRTSGGFRSGGGDRPFNRDRRDDRPAGGFRSGGGDRPYGRRDDHRPSGSGSGSGSTGGFGGRRDDKPRWKRNG
- a CDS encoding GNAT family N-acetyltransferase — its product is MTPVLRTGRLLLDPYTPEDEEGFVALFQDTRVSRWMGDGPASEAEDRALFGRVFTKVYAENLFDVWAVRRDGRLVGHAEIKRTDEVDGHEIIYALAPEAWGAGLGTEIAEAIVAYGFGPLGLTEVHATVADANTASLVLLERIGFTRVRDLREDDGSTTHVLTRRRDAAQQG
- a CDS encoding M23 family metallopeptidase — protein: MASNLPAPEGIEIQEPPTAGAWGEWNPTEDSVRPVRGKHRVAKQRGGLARSSTVLGVGVIAAVGAGGIATAQDRPQVAISLPALPDLPDLPDLMTGNKAQQEDGGSGPAASTGERTGIIAQQSAQGADAGEVLRNRILQQAESQQDAAEAKARAEAEQAAQQAAAQEAKEKLEAARAAAEEAKAQAEAKAKEEAEAKAAEEAAAKAEQERLAKPSGSYSLPTSAYTLTSHYGDSGSMWSSGHHTGLDFAAPTGTPVKAVAAGKITSAGWSGAYGYRIVLELPDGTEIWYCHLSSMSVTSGAVGAGETIGRVGATGNVTGPHLHLEVRKGGSTQDPLAWLNSKGLNV
- a CDS encoding PrsW family intramembrane metalloprotease — protein: MYRALHLVLPRPSGTVRTCVLLALLAATGVTILELVREQTGTSGFLVGLGLALLPVAPLMAAFRWLGRAAPVPWSQLLFCFGWGACTAALIAILANNFATQWIAAATTDASAADHLGSVAIAPVVEESAKAAALLLVFVFRRRHFTGPADGFVVAGFTATGFAFTENILYLGNAFVEDLADRSSALESVTAATFFVRIVLSPFAHPLFTVLTGLGFGVAAVGARRSRRICPPLLGLALAMGMHALWNGSSQLGEHGFYVVYSCVMVPVFGLLVWLAVRIRRNRLRAVEGELALYAAAGWLGPAEVPALASMPARSLARSLARRSGGRAAGRTVARYEADAAALALLRNRARRGGPVRERDFAGRERELLHRLWQSRATAGPALARAAVIEELVPPWFDPLDPGAVRADVRADVRADVRADVPGPRRTDHERGAPDAARETKPGTSPEAAPGTSPDPGLRRSGPWSSATPAGPVSIRPCVLPGGDEVR
- a CDS encoding PP2C family protein-serine/threonine phosphatase, which encodes MVGLGRQGNGGGLAGGVGNGVTRRVVRVLPGVLIALGMVFDVLTPPSFTGSPFFTAAPLIAAPLFTLWATALTGGLAVFAVFVLHILNGTSWKVEALTELVTVLTVAGLALLINRMVRRSGERLASARGIAEAAQRAVLPKPAERIGGLHVSAWYEAAQADAFIGGDLYAVQETPYGVRLAVGDVRGKGLGAVEAVAVVLGAFREAAETEPTLEALAQRLERALAREGTRRDSLDAVEGFTTCVLGEIPPGGGVLRLLNRGHPEPLLLHENGELAVLAPAEPALPLGMGELGGWPDRVQEWAFPAGTTLLLYTDGLTEARDGAGDFYDPAARLRGRIFPGPQALLSALSSDVRRHTGGGATDDMALLAVGRPGEREPERRRTVPVVPRAT
- a CDS encoding helix-turn-helix transcriptional regulator yields the protein MLEVLGLTNAAVRVYQVMLDHPGYNLDDIAAHCALTPTQVHEHLDELARLTLVRASAERPGHMRAVSPEIGLADILAVQEAELAARQARLAASRASVTRMVAERAEHRAHHGERLQGMDAIHNRLELMGRAATTEVLSSQPGTQRPEDLAASRPADAAALGRGITMRTLYQDTTRNQPHITSYAHWLLSQGSEVRTAPTIPQRMVVVDRTQALVPIDPADTRQGALHVTEPGILAALLDFFEQAWNTAVPLGAARPEDPRTSITTTEREILRLLSTGLTDEAVGQRLGTSSRTVGRHMSSLMERLGASSRFEAGIKAAHRGWL